Below is a genomic region from Spirosoma radiotolerans.
AGGCCTCAACCTGGAAGTCAACCCCGGTGAGGTTCACGCGATTATGGGACCTAATGGTGCTGGAAAAAGCACATTGGCTTCGGTACTGGCCGGTCGTGAAGACTATGATGTAACGAGTGGCAGCGTGGTATTTGATGGCAAAGACTTATTAGATATGGCACCTGAAGAACGGGCCGCCGAAGGTATTTTTCTAGCTTTTCAGTACCCAATTGAGATTCCGGGCGTCAGCACAACCAACTTCCTGAAAACAGCCCTTAACGAAATTCGTAAGTACCGCGGTCAGGAATCACTTGATGCAGTCCAGTTTCTGAAGTTGATGAAAGAGAAGATGAAGTTCGTCAACATCGACCAGTCGCTGCTGAGCCGCTCCCTGAACGAAGGCTTTTCGGGTGGGGAGAAAAAACGGAACGAGATCTTCCAAATGGCGATGCTCGAACCGAAACTGGCTATTCTTGACGAGACGGATTCAGGTTTGGATATCGACGCACTACGGATTGTGGCCGATGGGGTCAACAAGCTTCGGTCACCAGAACGGTCAACCATCGTTGTAACCCACTATCAGCGCTTATTGGATTATATTGTGCCCGACTATGTACACGTGTTATACAAAGGTCGCATCGTCAAATCGGGACCGAAGGAATTAGCCCTTGAATTGGAAGAGAAAGGATACGACTGGATAAAGGCGGAAGCCGAAGCCATCTGATGTATGATCTATTATATATGATGTATGCTATAGTTTATATAATACATCATACATCATACACTCTTATACATCATATTTAAAAACGAATGACTCCCTCTTACGCATCATATAACGATTTTAAAGAGCAGTTGCTGGCGTCTTTTCGGGACAACGAAGAGCGCATGAACGGCGAACGAAAATCGCCTTTACACCAGCTTCGGCGGTCGGCCCTGAAACAGTTTGAGCAGCTGGGATTCCCGACAATTCGGCACGAAGAGTGGAAATACTCGAATGTCAACGGTCTGCTTAAAGAGGAGTTTGGCCTCGATACGACATCTACGCTGACAGCCGAAGACCTTAGCCCGCTTGAAATACCGAATCTCGACGGTAATATTCTTTATTTTATCAACGGCATTTACCATCCTGAACTGTCGCGCATCATTAGTCCGGCCAATCAGGTAAAGATTACAAGTTTTGCTGAAGCGATAAAGACTGACCCTGATTTTATAGGTTCGCATTTTGCCAGCTATGCCGATTATCAGGACAGTGCGTTTACCGCCCTGAACACCGCCATGGCCAGCGATGGTGTCGTTATTCGGGTTCCCGATAATACCACCGTCGAGCAGCCCATTATCCTGCGTTTCATTACCGACACACGCGAAAAAAATATTGCCTCGCAGCCTCGTAATCTGGTGGTTATTGGCAAGAACGCCGAAGTGATGATGGCTGAGTCTTACCGGACACTGGGCGAGAAAACCAGCTTTGTCAATGTTGTAACGGAAGTCGTGCTCGAACGCGATGCCCGGATGCAGTACTACAAAGTGCTGAATGAAACGGAGAATGCCTATCACATTGGTACCACGCAGGTGAGCCAGTCCGATAATAGCCACTTCTATTCGGCTTCGATAACGCTTAATGGCAGCTTCGTTCGGAACAACCTGAACATTGTCCTGAACGGCCAACACGCCGAAGCCTTTATGTATGGTCTATACATGCCCAACGGCCGGCAACACGTAGACAACCACACCCTTGTGGACCACGCGATGCCAAATTCGTACAGTAATGAACTCTATAAAGGCATTCTGGACGATAACAGCACGGGCGTTTTCAACGGTAAAATCTTCGTTCGGCCCGACGCGCAGAAAACCAATGCCTACCAGTCGTGTAAGAACGTGGTGCTGTCGCCGGGTGCTTCGATGAACACCAAGCCGCAACTGGAAATTTATGCCGACGACGTAAAATGTTCGCATGGCACTACAACCGGTCAGTTGAATGACGAAGCGCTGTTTTACATGCGTTCGCGCGGTATTCCAAAAGATGAAGCCAGAACGTTATTGCTATATGCCTTCTCGCAGGACGTGCTGAGCCAGATCAAAATTGCACCTATTCGCGAGTATCTGGAAGGAGTTGTTCGTGAAAAATTGACGAAATAGGTCCGTTTTCTAGTAGTTTTTGTGGTGTCGGGTTCGTAAACCCGACACCTTTTTTATTTCCCATGCGACTTCTCTACCTACTTGTCTGCTTATCACTCACCTGCTCCATTCAGGCGCAGAAGGTTCAGTTTGTCTTCGAGGGCGACTCGATCACGATGCCGCTGGTGCGTGATAGTCTGCGGGGGATTTCGGGTCTTGAAATTGTTTCAACTACGGGCGAGTGGCATCTGGTGAGCGACCGAGGCTGGC
It encodes:
- the sufC gene encoding Fe-S cluster assembly ATPase SufC gives rise to the protein MLSISNLHASIGEKEILRGLNLEVNPGEVHAIMGPNGAGKSTLASVLAGREDYDVTSGSVVFDGKDLLDMAPEERAAEGIFLAFQYPIEIPGVSTTNFLKTALNEIRKYRGQESLDAVQFLKLMKEKMKFVNIDQSLLSRSLNEGFSGGEKKRNEIFQMAMLEPKLAILDETDSGLDIDALRIVADGVNKLRSPERSTIVVTHYQRLLDYIVPDYVHVLYKGRIVKSGPKELALELEEKGYDWIKAEAEAI
- the sufD gene encoding Fe-S cluster assembly protein SufD, giving the protein MTPSYASYNDFKEQLLASFRDNEERMNGERKSPLHQLRRSALKQFEQLGFPTIRHEEWKYSNVNGLLKEEFGLDTTSTLTAEDLSPLEIPNLDGNILYFINGIYHPELSRIISPANQVKITSFAEAIKTDPDFIGSHFASYADYQDSAFTALNTAMASDGVVIRVPDNTTVEQPIILRFITDTREKNIASQPRNLVVIGKNAEVMMAESYRTLGEKTSFVNVVTEVVLERDARMQYYKVLNETENAYHIGTTQVSQSDNSHFYSASITLNGSFVRNNLNIVLNGQHAEAFMYGLYMPNGRQHVDNHTLVDHAMPNSYSNELYKGILDDNSTGVFNGKIFVRPDAQKTNAYQSCKNVVLSPGASMNTKPQLEIYADDVKCSHGTTTGQLNDEALFYMRSRGIPKDEARTLLLYAFSQDVLSQIKIAPIREYLEGVVREKLTK